A single region of the Sorghum bicolor cultivar BTx623 chromosome 9, Sorghum_bicolor_NCBIv3, whole genome shotgun sequence genome encodes:
- the LOC110430543 gene encoding uncharacterized protein LOC110430543 gives MPRRGKSSKPSYGRTTGSPYIHKPLPSGVPVPMCFCGDPCKVEISEDEETYRQRYWMCSNFAWEPTPKQRRSNFITPPPLCDFEQWIDTEVKESDKRLLQGLKEWDAERAEILEKRRREEAQKREHKEEEERRRVAAAREEREKKLERVRRAKAAIDENPDAQRKGKWPRCTQ, from the exons ATGCCACGTCGTGGAAAAAGTAGCAAACCAAG CTATGGCCGGACGACCGGTAGTCCGTACATCCACAAGCCGCTTCCTAGCGGTGTTCCAGTACCTATGTGCTTTTGTGGTGATCCTTGCAAGGTAGAAATTTCGGAAGACGAGGAAACCTATCGGCAGAGGTATTGGATGTGTTCGAATTTTGCCTGGGAGCCTACGCCAAAACAACGCCGCAGTAACTTTATT ACCCCTCCACCATTGTGTGATTTTGAGCAATGGATCGACACTGAGGTTAAGGAGTCCGACAAGCGGCTTCTACAAGGCCTAAAGGAGTGGGATGCAGAGCGTGCAGAGATATTAGAGAAGAGACGTAGAGAGGAGGCTCAAAAGAGGGAGcacaaggaagaggaggaaagaAGACGTGTTGCTGCGGCTCGGGAGGAGAGGGAAAAGAAGCTTGAGCGTGTGCGCCGAGCGAAGGCAGCGATTGATGAGAATCCAGATGCCCAGAGGAAGGGAAAGTGGCCTCGTTGCACTCAGTAG
- the LOC8071183 gene encoding tubby-like F-box protein 8, with product MSFRSIVRDVRDSFGSLSRRSFEVTIAGLSGLTVHHRGKSQSTVHEVCDTDLIIQESRWANLPPELLRDVIRRLEASESTWPNRKHVVSCAAVCRAWREMCREIVLSPEFCGKLTFPVSLKQPGPRDGMIQCFIKRDKSKSTYHLYLCLSTAVLMENGKFLLSAKRNRKTTCTEYVISMDAENISRSSSTYIGKLRSNFLGTKFMISDTQPPYNGAVVPHAGRTSRRFNSKKVSPKVPTGSYNIAQVTYELNVLGTRGPRRMHCVMHSIPASAVEPGGIVPGQPEQILPRALEESFRSTTSFSKSSIMDRSMDFSSSRDFSSARFSDIAGGAAIAGDEEGQNKERPLVLRNKAPRWHEQLQCWCLNFRGRVTIASVKNFQLIAAPSPAPAPAARAPTPSSQPVPQDQDKIILQFGKVAKDMFTMDYRYPLSAFQAFAICLSSFDTKLACE from the exons ATGTCGTTCCGCAGCATCGTTCGTGACGTTCGGGACAGTTTTGGTAGCCTGTCAAGGCGCAGCTTTGAGGTGACTATCGCTGGCCTTTCTGGACTCACCGTGCATCATAGGGGGAAATCTCAGAGCACGGTGCATGAGGTCTGTGATACGGATCTCATAATCCAGGAGAGCCGTTGGGCTAATCTCCCTCCTGAGCTCCTCCGCGATGTGATCCGGAGGCTGGAGGCCAGTGAGAGCACCTGGCCAAATCGCAAGCATGTTGTGTCCTGCGCTGCTGTTTGTCGAGCATGGAGGGAGATGTGCCGGGAGATTGTGCTGAGCCCGGAGTTTTGTGGGAAGCTTACATTCCCAGTTTCTCTAAAGCAG CCCGGGCCTCGAGATGGAATGATTCAATGTTTCATAAAGCGAGATAAATCAAAGTCCACATATCATCTCTACTTGTGCCTCAGCACTG CTGTACTTATGGAGAATGGCAAGTTCCTCTTATCAGCTAAAAGGAACCGCAAAACAACCTGCACGGAGTATGTTATCTCAATGGATGCTGAGAACATATCGAGATCTAGCAGCACATATATTGGAAAGCTAAG GTCAAACTTCCTCGGCACCAAATTTATGATCTCTGACACGCAGCCCCCTTATAATGGGGCTGTAGTCCCTCATGCTGGCCGGACAAGCCGAAGATTCAACTCCAAGAAGGTCTCCCCTAAGGTGCCAACTGGTAGCTACAACATAGCTCAGGTGACATATGAGCTAAATGTTCTTGGCACGAGAGGCCCTAGGCGGATGCACTGCGTCATGCACTCTATACCCGCCTCCGCAGTTGAGCCTGGTGGCATAGTCCCTGGACAGCCTGAGCAGATTCTGCCCCGGGCATTAGAGGAGTCCTTCCGCAGCACCACCTCCTTCTCCAAGTCATCCATCATGGACCGGTCCATGGATTTCAGCAGCTCCCGTGACTTCAGCAGTGCCCGCTTTTCTGACATTGCCGGAGGCGCCGCCATAGCTGGCGATGAAGAGGGACAGAACAAGGAGAGGCCGCTTGTGCTCCGCAACAAGGCCCCAAGATGGCACGAGCAGCTGCAGTGCTGGTGCCTCAACTTCCGTGGCCGTGTAACCATTGCCTCGGTGAAGAATTTCCAGCTGATCGCTGCGCCAAGCCCGGCCCCTGCCCCTGCTGCCAGGGCTCCAACCCCATCGTCACAACCTGTTCCGCAGGACCAAGATAAGATCATTCTCCAGTTTGGTAAGGTGGCCAAGGATATGTTCACTATGGACTACCGCTACCCACTCTCAGCCTTCCAGGCTTTCGCCATCTGTTTGAGTAGCTTCGACACTAAACTGGCCTGTGAGTAA
- the LOC110430472 gene encoding protein MAIN-LIKE 1-like: MDPGLGAMHHGVEVSRLGAMDHGAELPGPSQRGFCVAACVELPPLRPRTHDKFEEMRYNDRYTPLLQRAGLDVISYQVRRGLPPINPAAITALVDRWRPETHSFHLPCGEMTVTLQDTQKILGLSVRGRPVIGHCRSDGWRARVEAFLGRPLPPEAPTQRTTGVPIAWLRQSFGNCPAHADQETVAYYCRAWILHLFGCVLFPDATGDTASWMYLPCLTDWDTTGTYSWASGVLAYLYRSLCEACRRTASSSSVGGCVYLLQLWMWARLPVGRPIVDAPREWFAVGNPRHRPTFAHLWDQAKVAFSRTSRAYVQYANELDTLRPSMVNWEPYTANDALHLGVSSMCSEDEDLYLMICPLICFYAVEWHLPNRVARQFGLCQQWPVPPFDTSVELHKINVVKSVLLFSSLIFNFMIDRQKQKKTVEFQTLHRQYIEVWDQFHDNLYENEQPHTNYNFRAYLTWYLGVTRTRLKIQWTQADYAYLESSEDEDTSYDLAARQGTLIEAAPVLDRVGNAIKQSVLDIERFPRTGVDEHTLNNFLGRLARRLRRAAARCGCGTSAAMNVHVPQERQCKTPVVHGTSSLGGSGGQSSSRPTMDTFQSDDDEDEEGVAEERDYDELGLSQLPDAPSTQPTQVARRRRRSPCRYTPGTDALGHKGKGKTRRQ, encoded by the exons ATGGACCCAGGGCTCGGCGCCATgcatcatggcgtcgaggtatcACGTCTCGGcgccatggatcacggcgccgagctccCTGGGCCAAGCCAGCGTGGATTTTGCGTGGCGGCTTgtgtg GAACTACCCCCGCTTCGACCTCGAACGCATGACAAGTTCGAGGAGATGCGGTATAACGACAGGTACACACCTCTGCTGCAGAGGGCTGGCCTAGATGTCATATCGTATCAGGTTCGTCGTGGGTTGCCTCCAATTAACCCCGCGGCGATCACAGCTTTAGTTGACAG GTGGAGGCCAGAAACTCATAGTTTCCACCTACCTTGTGGAGAGATGACTGTTACACTCCAGGACACTCAGAAGATCCTGGGTTTGAGTGTTAGAGGTCGTCCAGTTATCGGACACTGCAGGTCCGATGGTTGGAGGGCCAGAGTTGAGGCCTTCCTTGGAAGACCACTTCCTCCGGAGGCACCGACGCAGCGCACCACTGGGGTACCAATTGCTTGGCTTAGGCAGAGCTTTGGTAATTGTCCGGCACATGCGGACCAGGAGACAGTTGCCTACTACTGTAGAGCTTGGATCTTGCACCTATTTGGGTGTGTTCTTTTCCCTGACGCGACAGGGGACACTGCATCGTGGATGTACCTCCCGTGCCTCACTGACTGGGACACCACAG GTACTTACAGCTGGGCTTCGGGAGTGCTGGCTTACCTATACCGTAGCCTTTGTGAGGCGTGTCGTCGGACCGCAAGTAGTTCTTCCGTTGGTGGTTGTGTTTACCTACTGCAGCTTTGGATGTGGGCTCGTCTTCCAGTTGGACGGCCCATAGTTGACGCTCCTCGGGAATGGTTTGCAGTGGGCAACCCTCGTCACCGTCCGACGTTTGCCCATCTTTGGGACCAGGCGAAAGTCGCCTTCAGCAGGACTTCACGTGCGTACGTACAGTATGCCAATGAGCTCGACACGCTTAGGCCCTCCATG GTTAATTGGGAGCCGTACACGGCGAATGATGCGCTACATCTTGGAGTAAGCAGCATGTGTAGCGAGGATGAAGACTTGTACTTGATGATCTGCCCTCTGATTTGCTTCTATGCTGTTGAGTGGCACCTTCCAAATCGAGTAGCCCGCCAATTTGGCTTGTGCCAGCAATGGCCTGTCCCTCCATTTGATACTTCCGTGGAGCTGCACAA AATCAATGTTGTTAAATCTGTGTTATTATTTTCATCtttaatatttaattttatGATTGATCgtcagaagcaaaagaagacagTTGAGTTTCAAACGTTGCATCGTCAGTACATAGAGGTGTGGGACCAGTTTCATGACAACCTCTACGAAAATGAGCAACCACATACCAACTACAATTTTCGTGCATACCTTACTTGGTAcctaggtgttacacgaacaagGTTGAAAATTCAGTGGACCCAAGCAGATTATGCGTACCTTGAATCATCTGAGGATGAGGACACTTCCTATGACCTAGCAGCACGACAAGGGACACTTATCGAGGCAGCACCTGTCTTGGACCGAGTG GGCAACGCAATAAAGCAATCTGTACTTGACATCGAACGGTTTCCAAGAACAGGTGTGGACGAGCACACACTAAACAACTTTCTTGGA AGACTAGCACGTAGGCTTAGGCGTGCTGCAGCTCGGTGCGGTTGCGGTACTAGTGCTGCGATGAATGTGCATGTGCCACAGGAACGACAATGCAAGACACCTGTTGTGCATGGTACATCTTCTTTGGGAG GATCTGGAGGACAGAGCTCGTCTCGGCCAACTATGGACACTTTTCAaagcgatgatgatgaggacgaAGAGGGGGTGGCCGAGGAGCGTGACTATGACGAGCTTGGGTTATCTCAGCTTCCTGATGCTCCTTCTACTCAGCCTACGCAGGTTGCAAGAAGGCGACGTCGTTCGCCTTGTAGGTACACTCCAGGCACCGATGCTCTTGGCCACAAGGGTAAGGGTAAGACTAGGAGGCAGTGA